In the genome of Bosea sp. BIWAKO-01, the window TCCGCCCGCCGGCACGCCCCGTGGCGACGCATCCGGCTGCCTTTCGTCAGGATAGGGCTCCCGAGGGACACCCTTCGCAACCAAAGATAGTGTGACATCCGCGCAACGGAAGGGCCCCCCTCGCGAATGATTGACGACGCCCTTCGGACAGGCTCAGCCTTGGCTATGGCGGGAACAAGGCGACAGCAGGCGATTCGCAAAGCGTTGAGGGCGCTGGCCCCCGGCATTCCACTTGCGGATGCCGAAGCAGTCCTGGCACTCGCCGAGCGCCGCCACATGAAGGATCTGCCGCCCTCGACGGCGCTCTGGCTCGCTCTCGGCAGCCATGTCCGCCACGTTCATACCGATTACGAGCGGCTTCTGGCGGAAGGGTACGACCGCGACGCGGCGCGCTTCTTCGTCGTCGAGGACACCGAAGCGGTGCTCTCCGCCTGGGGCTGCCAGCGCTCCGTGGACGAGAACGAAGAGGCCGAGGCCGAGGAGGCCTGAAGTCAATCTGATCGAACCGATGCAAGGATTTGATCGGTCCGGCCTCGCAGAACCCGCTATATCACCCCTGCCCGATCAGCCAGCGGACCGAAAACCTC includes:
- a CDS encoding DUF2293 domain-containing protein; this encodes MAGTRRQQAIRKALRALAPGIPLADAEAVLALAERRHMKDLPPSTALWLALGSHVRHVHTDYERLLAEGYDRDAARFFVVEDTEAVLSAWGCQRSVDENEEAEAEEA